The stretch of DNA GGAAGTACGACACTCTTAGAtgagaaggagcgaaggagagaacaaCGAAATACATGTCAGAGCAGGCGTACAGAGCCACACATAGAAGCACACCTACAGGCACATGCATGCGCATCCACCTCGCCCCACTTACACACAAATGAAATACCATAAAGCAGaaacgagaggaggaggaggagagggagagagagagagacgagggtCGTATGCCAGCGTGACGGGCATGATGTaggatggtggtggcggggggggagggcggaaGGCGAatacatgtgtgtgtctctgcgtATCCCAGTGCGTGCGCTCTTTTCATCTTGCAGGCGTCTCTAtcccgaaaaaaaaaagagacgaaaATAAGTTTCAGTGCACAACAAACGCTACCCAAAGGGGACCGAGGGCATGAAGGGAGGTGCACGAGAATAGGGCGcaaccccctcctcccccctcaacgcacacacgcatatgCAGGAGACACCGAGATCGAAGGGGAGCGCcccaaagcagcagcaacgcccaTCTCCATGGGTGGACGCATGCAAGGCAGCACACCGAGGGTGTGtggcagggggagggaggggggagcgaagccagaaaaaaaaaaaacagtgaAGAAATGGCTAAGCAGAGCAGTAGAgatgcaccacctccacggAAAGGGTCGGCCGCCTGGCCCATGATGTCCCCGACGCGGGTCATGGCACCCGTGAGCGTTCAAGGGTAAGAGGACAGTAGAGAGACGTGTAGCAAGGTGATTACAACAGACactgccacccccccctctaccagcacagaggtgtgtgtgtgtgtgtgtgcagcacccgccgccacagcagctaCGTTCGCTACAGGGCCTCGACCGCCTTTTGCAAAACGTTCCTGATTTCCTCGTCTGGGGTGCCGTTAGCCACCATCTCCAGCGCTTTGGCCAtgacgcgctgcgctgcacggCGCTGGCCGAGAGCCGCAACATCCGGGATGACGAGCTCGAAGCGGAGGGGGGTCGAAATGTAGTCCAGCGTCTGTGAGCGACCCTCGAGAATTACGTTGTAGCCGTCGGCACTGAGTTGCTtgacggcgccggtgccgaaGCGGATGACTTCGCCCTGGGTCTGCTGGGCTACCGTCGGTACCTTGGAGTTGATAAGTGGGGTCTTGAGCAACGTGTTCTGCACATCCTCCACGCGTGTCGTGCCGTCGAGCATCGTGCGGAAAATCCCATCATCGCACTTTAGAAACGTGATGCGCTTCTCGACTAAGGAGAGGAGTTCATCAGTCAAGTTCTCCCTCGTGATCTCCTTTCCCTGGGCGGACAGCACCTCGTTGCACAGATACGTGTAGCTGCGGAAAATGTTGCCGTTGCTCCACGTGATGCACTTAGGCAGCGCATCCTTGAGCTTGCTCACGGTGGTGCCTTTGCCGGTGCCACTCAGCCCCTGCAGAACAATGACGTTGCCGTTCTTGGATGGGAGCGCTGCCATGATCTTGTCTGTCACCTCCTGCGCACTGAGTCCGACCACGTTCAGTTTTGTCACTGGCGACACATCCGGCTTCCCGCTCAAGATGCCCTTGCGAATGGCGATGCGGATGCCGTCGCTCAGTTTCTCGGCATCCTCGTTGTCGCGCTTGAGGATGTCCTCGCCCTCGCTCTTGGAGAGGCTCTGGAAGTCAGCGTTGTCTTTCAGGAGGGCGAGCACGCAGGAGCTACACACGTCATCCTGCTCGCGAAGGATCTGGAGAGTAGCCTTCTGCATAGGGGGTGAAAggaggtgagagggaggaggagtggtggaagcgggagggaggggggagtcgGCGGGTAGGCTTTTACGTCAACGAGGCAGTAGTGGGTGATATGTTCGCCTGTGTTCTCTTTCGGCGCGTATGCGTTTCTTCTGTGCACCCAGTGAAGGATGAGGAGATGTCAATGCGTGGGGGTgatgggtggtggtggggattTGACGCAGGAGAAGACGAGTGAAaagatgaaggagagggtGTACACACGGTAGGGCTGAggtcctctctccttcaggCATGCAGAGGTGCCGGTGGGATGGTGAGTCTCACGACCTCTCTCATCCCGCTCTACCCCAGAGAGtcgaggtggcgcagtgggCACATTACAGCGTTATCAGAACCGCCACGCAAGACTCGCCAACTGAAtgacgaggaaaagagggcgtGTTGCCACAGAGAGCATGTCGGCGTCCAGCAGACACGCAACAGAGTATCATGGGCATCTTCCGCCCCAATGAACGTATGAGAGGCGCGTAGGCGTGGCTGAGTCAGCGGGGCAGGGGAATAGGATAGATCAAGTCGGGAGGTGGCCTACGGAGAGGGTCAAGTGGGCAGGAGacaggggaagaaggggtaGAGGCATGGACGGTGTTACGTGGTGGCAATGCAACATGCCGAGCGAGAgtaaaaacaaaagaaatCATACAAGCGTGAAGCGAACGTGCATAGCGCAGCCTTGACCAACGCGAGCAGGAGAtggggagggcgggggtgggtagAAGTGGGGAAAGCACATAGcggtagagggagagggggggggagttcGAGTTGTCTGAGAATTTCGGGGAGGAGCAAGCGCCATGGATGATCACATGCAGAGTGCATGCCACCCGAGCACAGACCAAATgaaccccctctccctcctcccacacacgcacacaggcgcaaAACATGCACACCCATGCGCCTGCCTAGACGACGCGGCAATACGCACCCACGGCAGGGGGCACTCAcatccttctccgtctctctctcgtctaGAGAGCGCACGCTGTCACGACCTGTGGCCCGTTTGTCTGGAATGTGACTGAGTGGGTGAGGTcactgcttctctctgttgttctcgtggtgctgctgaagttGCAGGAGTGCGTTGTAGTTGTCTAGCACATCGTACACGGTgtccgcctccgccagcgcctccagcacggGGATCAAGCGtagcagctcctcgtcgtGTGAATCGTCGAACCACGACGTGATGGGGATGGCGTTACGCTGCTGGAAGAGGTAGGCGATGGGGCTGTTGTCGATGATCGCCACCTGCTCTAGATTTCGGCCTAACAGCGAGAGGTCTTTCACGTAGGTTGTGCCGACCACGCTGCAATGCTCACGGAAGAGTCGAAGGCCGCCAAGAATGCGCTGCTTATCGATCGAGTCCATGAGCGGATCGCAATACGTGCTGAGAGAGGCCGTGAAGATGACAACCTCGAACAGCGGTGCTACCGCCTCGAGGAAGCGATGGAGATGTGGCCGAAAGGCGACGTAGACGTTCACATGAGTGTCATGATCAAGGGTGATAGGGAGGTGCACGTCGTACCGTCCTGTGCTTTGGTAGGAGCTGTGCACCAGCGTCTCGTCAACGTCAAGGATGAGACACTTCTTGTTCCGGACGGCGGGAAGCGGGTCTGGTAGCAACGACGGGTGCACTGAGGCGTCAATAGGTGAGGTATTCTTGGGCTGGTTGCGAATGTAGCGGGCCCGCTCCACCAACTCCGTGGCGTGCACACGCTGGCGGGAGCCGGTAGTGCCGCTTGTACTACCACCGGCGACCCGGGGGCCAGCGTGTGCATTGCCGCTTCCATCCATGCCACTGCTATCACCATAGCCACCACCGTGCCCAAtattccgctgctgctgggagCTGGGCGGCACGTGCTGTGACACCTGCGTAATCAGTGTGCTTACCGGCATCACGGtagaggtgggggtggtcgtcgtcgaggagggtggggtggcgcctcctcctgcgccgccgcggcggtagTGATTCGCCGACATTACATGGACGCCGTTGCTGGAGGTGACAGTGAGCCGGCTGGACGACAAGggttgtcgctgctgctgctgagactCCAGTTTGTCAGAGATGCCCTGGAAGAAGGGCGTTGGGGTCGCGTTTGTCTCCCGCTCGCCGTCCATGCTTTTCTCTAGAGGGCGTGCAGGGACTGTGACAGCCGCCACCGTACAGGGGAGAGTCACCAACAGGGCGCCGACAGCCGAATTAGGCGCTCACCCGTCCGGTATACGGAGAAAggcaccgagagagagggggaggggctcacacgcgcaccgACACAGTCAGTgttggcgtgtgtgcgtgtgtgtgtgtgtgcgcagaaAGTAGGCAAATGGGCACAAGTAAACACGAAAACAAATAGCAAAGATGCCTGAAGCAGATGAAGCGAGGGAGATAGAAGACCGCGAGGCAACACTGAATCCTGGGACGGTGGGCGAGTATGGTGATGACAGCAACAATAACtatacacccacgcacgcacacccctCTGTTCCCCAAAGAAATGGCAATAGTGGACACGAACACACACGGATAGAAGGCCCCTCTACCATGCCCGAATAAGAACGGCAAAgaacccacccacccacgcacgcgcacacacgcacaccgatgCAGGCACActagtagagagagagagagctacACCTGGTCCGTCACGGGACACAGACCCAGCAGCCAAAAGGCGTGGAAGAGCGGGGAGTGGGGTGGAATGAGGGGCGTGAGCCGTGTGTATAAACAAGCGCGTTGTATAGCGACTTATGGTGAGGGGGAAAGccaagggagaaagaaagcgagagcaAGACAGTACTGACAGGTGAAGaatgaaaagagagcgagaagagaagcaactCGGGGAGGTGGTCGCTTGTATGAAAGTGTTGACGGTGTTCAATGAAGCGaaaagcacgcacacacgcacacccagaAAAGGGGCCGATACACACGGGTCGTACGGGATATACGCACGTATACAGACTTGTGTGTGCccgtgcaggcgcgcacaAGTGTTGCCAAACAAAcaagaaagcaaaaagaaacgaTGCTCGAGTATACGCTGTGGTGTGTGCAGGGGTGTATGGGGTGGGGGATGGGCGGAGGTGCGttttcgtgtgtgcgtgtgtgtgtgctgcgtaTCCGCCGACTGTACACGTGTGGGTAACTGCTGGAAGCGCGACGAGATGAGGAGGAATGGGGTAGACAACAAACAcgagcgggagaagagagagggaggaagggagggaaagggagggctGAGAGGAGACAAGAgaggcaaacaaaaaaagggcacaccaaagagacgcacacgcacgtgcgcgggTGCGGAGGAGAGACACGGGCGACACACCACAAACACCGCAACACAGCCAGCGAGCAAGAGAGCGATGCACTtcgcccttctcctctttcctccttcttTAGTGTGCGTgcaatgctgctgctgctgctgatgtgtgtgtgtgtgtgcaccccCTTGTTGCTGTGCCCATCAGGTGTAGAGgcatatatatacatatatatgtataggtgtgtgtgtgtgcgtgcaaggggagaggggagacaAGATAGCGAGGGAAGGATGACAAgggggcgagagaaagggagggagaaagttGCGTATCTGAAGGAGAAgattgaggaggagggtgatgTCCGCGCGGAAGTCCacgaacacacacccacccacacacacacacacacacgagcgtTCATGTGAGCACAGTGATAGCATTAGCAGAAGGTCAGGCGTATTCTTCGAGGTTTACTTACGTGAGGATCCTCAGGCGACCATCGTATTAAATGTGGCTTAGAGGAacacgcagcaccgccaaTTGCGGGACAACAGAGCCGTTCGggcaggaggaagagcgagggagaaaCAGGCAGACTGAGAGGCAGCCGTTACCCAATAATGATGGACTTGCCTGTGTCACGGTTCACTACCACTTGCGTCCGCTCGtctggcagcagccgcagctcgtACCGAGTGACCAGCGCCTTCAGTCCAGAGAAGTTAAGGCGCAGATACACTTCAACGTTGCGGGTGGTCCCCTTCACTTGGTACTCCATGTCCACGCCGTCGATCGCCGGTGCCTTTTGGTCATCCTCTTTCTTCAATGCCTGCGGCTCCCCTGGCAGAGGCACCGCATCCTCCGATTTGGGTGCGTAGATGGCCTTATAGGACGTCTGGTCCACGCACAAGCTATCCAGCGATGACGCCAACCCACCGCACGCATCGACCACTTTGTGCACAGACTCCTGCAGCGTCGTGAGTGCCTCGTCGCTCGAGTACTTCTCCTTCAGCGGCTGGACCATCATTGATACGGCGGCCCGCGGCGGCTTCTCGAAAAGGCGGCACACAAACAACTCCCCGAAGTCGTCGAAGTCGACGAGCCGGAGATACTTGAGAATGTTAAACTCGTCCCCCTTCTTCGGGTCGATGTGAAAGCTCGTCACCTGGAACGTGTAAGGGAAGGCAATGCCGATGCCGTTGAGCACAAACGACTCCTTCTCTGAGCGAGCCGGGTACCGTCCCGTCTTCTCGCGGTAGCGTTTTACCACACCAGGTCGGTGTTTCCACGAC from Leishmania panamensis strain MHOM/PA/94/PSC-1 chromosome 25 sequence encodes:
- a CDS encoding hypothetical protein (TriTrypDB/GeneDB-style sysID: LpmP.25.2100), producing the protein MQKATLQILREQDDVCSSCVLALLKDNADFQSLSKSEGEDILKRDNEDAEKLSDGIRIAIRKGILSGKPDVSPVTKLNVVGLSAQEVTDKIMAALPSKNGNVIVLQGLSGTGKGTTVSKLKDALPKCITWSNGNIFRSYTYLCNEVLSAQGKEITRENLTDELLSLVEKRITFLKCDDGIFRTMLDGTTRVEDVQNTLLKTPLINSKVPTVAQQTQGEVIRFGTGAVKQLSADGYNVILEGRSQTLDYISTPLRFELVIPDVAALGQRRAAQRVMAKALEMVANGTPDEEIRNVLQKAVEAL
- a CDS encoding hypothetical protein (TriTrypDB/GeneDB-style sysID: LpmP.25.2110), which gives rise to MDGERETNATPTPFFQGISDKLESQQQQRQPLSSSRLTVTSSNGVHVMSANHYRRGGAGGGATPPSSTTTTPTSTVMPVSTLITQVSQHVPPSSQQQRNIGHGGGYGDSSGMDGSGNAHAGPRVAGGSTSGTTGSRQRVHATELVERARYIRNQPKNTSPIDASVHPSLLPDPLPAVRNKKCLILDVDETLVHSSYQSTGRYDVHLPITLDHDTHVNVYVAFRPHLHRFLEAVAPLFEVVIFTASLSTYCDPLMDSIDKQRILGGLRLFREHCSVVGTTYVKDLSLLGRNLEQVAIIDNSPIAYLFQQRNAIPITSWFDDSHDEELLRLIPVLEALAEADTVYDVLDNYNALLQLQQHHENNREKQ
- a CDS encoding hypothetical protein (TriTrypDB/GeneDB-style sysID: LpmP.25.2120), which codes for MESIIANLLSDIFTVEHETALGRLRPWFAGGIIAFVAFPWVMMMLYGLYFAIFLRPKEQAAMALSPLLTFLYFLTDEATPGFDQRLMRLFHPSLLEEDKDGGSVQRGLIRAMSRCLIDKFGKVANIPRDTVVLKREGNNVNCMALVDFEKVKQVRCQLSWKHRPGVVKRYREKTGRYPARSEKESFVLNGIGIAFPYTFQVTSFHIDPKKGDEFNILKYLRLVDFDDFGELFVCRLFEKPPRAAVSMMVQPLKEKYSSDEALTTLQESVHKVVDACGGLASSLDSLCVDQTSYKAIYAPKSEDAVPLPGEPQALKKEDDQKAPAIDGVDMEYQVKGTTRNVEVYLRLNFSGLKALVTRYELRLLPDERTQVVVNRDTGKSIIIG